CCGTGGACGGATATTTAATACGTTCGAAAAAGACGAAGGACAATACGATGACGAGCGGGATATTTTTTGGGCAACGGGAGCTTGTCTTTTTATTCGGTCCACTGCATACCATGAGGTATCAGGTCTGGATGAGGATTTTTTTGCACACATGGAGGAAATAGATCTGTGCTGGCGATTGCGTAACCGGGGTTACAGGGTAGTATATGTTCCGGGATCAACGGTTTATCACATGGGCGGCGGAACATTGAACAAGGTGAATCCGGAAAAGACGTTTTTAAATTTCCGAAACAACCTGGTGCTCTTATGCAAGAATCACGCTCCTGAATATTTCTTTCCTAAGATGCTGATCCGAATGAGCATGGACGGCATCGCGGCCTTCAAATTTCTGGCAGATGGAGGACCGGCCCACTTTTGGGCTGTGGCACGCGCACATTTTAGTTTCTATTCCCGGTTATCTTCATGTCTTGTCAAACGTGCTTCAGAAAAAGCACAGATTAAATCCTATGCACGAGGCGGTATTTATGACCGCAGTCTTGTGTGGGATTACTTTGTTAAAGGTAAGACCCGGTTCCTGGATCTAAACATTCAGGCTTTTCTCTCCGAAAAATAACGGATTGCAAGGCGGTAGGATTCAATTCCGAATCCCGAAATGCTTCCCGCGCATCGTGCACCGAGATAGGATACATGCCGGTAATCTTCTCTTGAGAAAATATTGGACAAGTGTACCTCCACGGCCGGTATTTTCACGGAGGCAATGGCATCTGCAATAGCTACAGACGTGTGCGTATAGGCGCCCGCGTTGATAATGATACCGTCGTATTTTCCATCAGCCTGCTGTATCGCTGTTACAAGATCTCCTTCAATATTACTTTGCACATGATCCAGCAGGTGAGCGGTAAATTCCTGCCGGAGTCCGGCCAGTAACTCGTCCAGAGTCAGGTGGCCGTAAATCCCCGGCTCTCGTTTTCCAAGCATATTCAGGTTTGGACCGGAGAGGATGAGAAGTTTCATGGCGTAAAGATAGGGGGATATAGATATCGGCACACATAGATAATGTGAGAAACGCTAACCTAAAATGGATGTTTTGTACTTTCGTTGCATGAATTGGTCTCCTGAGATCTCCGGTTTTACTTCCTGGTTACGTCTGGAACGGTCCTTATCGGGTCATTCAGTAGAGTCCTATGTACACGACGTGAATCTGCTTGTTCGTTTCATGGAATTAAGGGGTTATGATTTATCTCCGGCAAGTCTTAGTTTAGCAAATGTTGAGGAATTTCTGGCATGGATCACAGAGATTGGGATGAGTGCTTCATCGCAAGCACGGATTTTATCTGGTATTCGTTCATTTTACAGGTTTCTTATTCAGGAAGGTATAGTGAAGGAGGATCCTACAGATTTGATTGAAGCACCGAAACAAAGCAGGTTGTTGCCGGACACCTTATCAGTGGAGGAGATAGACCGGATGATCGGTGCGGTTGATCTGTCGGCCCAGGGCGGTACGCGTGACCGTGCCATACTGGAGACCTTGTATTCCTGCGGGTTGCGGGTATCGGAACTGGTACAGTTGCCGATCAGTCGTATCAGCAGAGAAGGATTTGTGCGGATAATTGGGAAAGGTGATAAAGAAAGGCTGGTTCCGATTGGCAGCAGGGCGGAGGAGTACATCAGACTATACATGGAGAGCGATCGTTTGCGCAGGGGCGTAAAGCCGGGGCATGAGGACACCTTGTTTTTAAACAGGTTCGGCGCAGCAATGAGTCGTGTTTCTGTTTTTAAAATTGTTAAGTTGACTGCCGCGATGGCCGGTATCCGGAAAACCATCAGCCCGCATTCCTTGCGTCATAGCTTTGCCACCCATCTGGTAGAGGGAGGAGCGAACCTCCGGGCGGTACAGGAGATGCTGGGTCATGAGTCAATTACAACTACGGAAATATACACTCATCTCGACCGCAAATTCTTAGCCGATACTATACGCCGGTTTCATCCTCGTGCCTCATTAAGATAATCCCTGTGAGTATATGAAAACAACTCTTTTAAACGGAGTATTACACAAGCTGCCGGACGACATGAAAAAGATGTTGAGTAAAAGTGCAGAAATCGCTGGACGCTGGAATAATCTTACTCCTATTCAGCGCAATGAGTGGATATGTTGGGTGACGATTGTTAAAAAAGAAGATACCAGAAAACAACATATTGTCAGGATGAAGGAGGAACTGGAAGCAGGTAAACGTACACCCTGCTGCTGGCCAGGATGTCCGCACCGGAGACCAAAGGCCGGGAAGTGGTTTAGGTAGAAGTTTGATTTTTTTATATATTTATTACATTTGTCTTACGATGAAACTATTTAATCGCGGCTTAGTCGGACTTTTCGTGTGGCTAACCGTGATCGTAGTCTTTCCCTCCTGTATGATGGAAAAACGGCTTTATCGGCCGGGGTACTATACGATAAGGAGCAGTTTCCGAAGCGCAAACGATAAGATCAGTGAACCCGGCAGTGTCCGGCGTTCACATGTGAATGCACCCTATGTGAACTCATCTGAAGTAGTCATTAATGAGAAGGGAGAAACGGAAGTCGTCTTCACCAGCCGCGATTCCATAGTCCCAAATGAACAAATCACGGAATCTGTCGTTTCTTGTTCCAGAATTTCATTGTTGAAAGAACATCATCTGAAATATCCTGAGCTATTCCAAACTAGATTAGTGAGGAATAAAATTATACTAACAGGAGCAGAGGGAGAAAAACGCATCCTGCCTAAAGTTTTTATTATTGGCGGCCTCGTATTTTTGATCTTAGGAGTATACTGGCTATTGCGGAATTGAGTGGATGGCCTTTATTGATAGCGGCGGGATTGTTTTTTACAATAGCCGGACTGGCAACACGAAAGAGAAAACCTAAAAAGCCGCAAAACCAGAAAGACCCAGAAAAAACTAAACAAGGAAATCGTGTAGCCGCCTTTGTCGTGGCATTGTTTTTACTAGCCGTGATCCTTATCGTAGAACTAATAATGTTCTTAGTTCTTTCATTAGAATAGCACTTGGCATTTAGATTGTATGGACTCAGTTACGCCCCAATGATTAGCCTGCAAGCTTAACCATTGAAAGCATAATATTCTGATTGAAGAAACTGTTTGACGTTGCCGTAGGAGCATTTCCCGAAAAGTTCTTCGCCCATTTTCGCACGAAACATTCCGTAAAGTATCTTTTCTGGTTTCTCCCGCTCTGTCATATAAAAATCTGTACCGAACATGATCCGTGAACCGCAAGCCGGATCAGCAACCGCTTCCTTTATCTTACCGTGATGTTTAGTATTCCATAGCGAATAGGAAACATCCGTGAATACATTATTCTCCGGGCGGGAGATCATTCGTTTGATGCGATGATACCAGTTGTCGGCTGATGGCTTTTCCATCTCATAAGTTCCCCCGAAATGGGCCAGGCAGAATTTGAGACGAGGATGCTTTTTTAAGAGAATTTCAAAACAATCCGGGTGCATGAAATTATCGCGGAATAATTTCATCGGTGTCTTTGTAAATTCCAGACCAGGATGCGGGTTCAGCCACTCCGTTTTTATCTCACCCTTATAATATACACCGCCACCCTGGTGGCAATGGAAGAGAAGCGGAATTTGCTTTTCAGAAGCCCAGCTGTAAAGATCGTCCAGCTTTTCATCAAATGGAAAAAAGCCAAGCGGAGTGTAGAGCTTCAGTCCGTGAAAACCCTTTCCTTCAATTTGCTTTCGTGCAAACTCCTTCAACTCCTTTCCGCCCGATCGCCGGGGATCAATCGCCAGAAATGGAATCAGCGTATTAGGATACAATTTTTTAAGTTCTGCAACCTCATGGATCTGGGTCAGGTAATTTCGTTTGGCGGTGCCTGCGCCCATGTGATCCATGTCCATAGTGAGTACCACAAATTTTGTTCCTGTGGGATATTGTTTCTGAAGATCTGTAAAGATCAGTTCCTGCCAATCTTCTGAATTATACTTCAGAAATTGCGCCTGTTTTTTCAAAAAATCTACTTCACTTCGCATGAGTAATTCAACCAGTTTTCCGGTAACGCGGTTCGACTGGAGCAATCGGTAAAGCCCGGGATGATTCAGGAAGCGGTCCGGAACGCATTCAAGATTAAATATATGCGTATGACAATTGTAGATGATCATGTTTGGGATTTGATCAGGTTGCGGACCGCCAGTAAGCGTTTCAGAAATTCAAACCAGTAAGGAGCTCCGAAAGACACGGCAATTGTGGTGAACGCCCATCCCATCAAACGAAACGGGGTAATGGTGGATAGGTAAAGCACGAGCACATTCCCATAAAAATTTATCCTGGATTTTTGAACGAACAGCCAACGATCAACTCCGGTTAAATGCTTCCCGGCAAGTTCTTTTACATTTTTAAACTCGTTGTACATGTTCCGAAATTCAAGCGATTGCTTATCCCAGCCGATAGGCAAACTGAGCATTCCTACGGCCCGGTACGTTTCCCGGATACGTTCGATTTGTAGTTTAAGGGAACTGTCAGTTACTGCTCCGGGGGGCTGTGTATAATTTTCCGCTGCCGCCAGCACTGACTGTCTGAGAACAGCGTTATTCCAGAGGTTAACCGACAGGTCTATGGTATCCACGTTCATGAATAAGGTGAGTGCAGCGGACAGGATCAGTATCCGCCATTTTGTTTTTCTCCGGTACCATCCGCTAACACGGTCCATGTATTCGTTGAACCAGCTTTCGGTCTGAGCTTTCAGCAGATCGTACGATCCGTTGGAATTACGCAAAAAGACCATCAGTTTTCCCTTAAGCTGGCTTTCATTCATGCTGTTTAGCCCTGCTTCAAATTCTTTCAGGGGGTCAGCGGTTAATCCGGTATCAACTGAAATGCGGTCGCCTTCTACCTGTGTCCGGAAGGTTCTTGCCTGTGCGGCAATTACATCCGTCAATGCCATGGCAAAGGTTCCGGAGGAGATATAGGAGGGAGGGCGCTTTTGAGAAAACTTTAGTACATCAATGAGGGGATGATCGTAAAGCAATTCCGCATAATTTTTATTCATGGGATCGTTCAGAGCGCGCTGGAGGGCATCCCGCAGAAATTTACCTCGTTTTGAAATCACAGTAGTGATGAATTCTCCCGCTGCGGAAACCATGATGGCCATTAGCAGGAAAACAAAAACCAATCCGATGCCTACCTCAAGAAATTGCGAGTGATTCATATCAGAGGATTCTTCCGTCTTTCATTTTGAGTATACGGTCCGCCCTGGCCGCCAGTTCTTCGTTGTGTGTAACGATCACGAAGGTTTGACCAAGTTTTTCACGAAGCTGGAAGAAAAGATCATGCAATTCACGCGCGTTTACCGAATCGAGATTACCGGAAGGTTCGTCAGCAAATATCACCGATGGATCATTAATAAGCGCACGGGCCACAGCCACCCTTTGCTGCTCACCGCCGGAGAGTTCGGCCGGCTTGTGTTCTGCACGTGCAGTGAGTCCGAGGATTCCCAATAGCTCCTTTGCCTTTGCTTCTGATGCGTGTTTATCCTTTCCTCCGATGAAGGCAGGAATGCAGATGTTTTCAAGGGCGGTAAATTCGGGGAGGAGATGATGAAACTGAAAAACAAAGCCCATATTCCGGTTCCGGAATGCGGCCAGCTTTTTTTCAGGCAGTTTGGAAATATCTTCCTCCTGAAACCGAACGCTTCCCGAATCGGCCTTGTCCAGTGTGCCCAAGATATGGATAAGAGTGGATTTTCCTGCGCCGGAAGCCCCTGTCACTGATACCACTTCCCCCTTATGGATATCAAGATCTACCCCCTGTAAAACACGAAGCGACCCGTAGGATTTGCATATGCCTCTGGCACTGATCATGGATGTAAAAATAACGTTGATTTTCGGATCATCAGGCTTTCCGGCTTATTCTTTTCCTCAGAATATGATTATAGTCCAGGTAATAGGATACTTTAACAGACAGGGTGTTGGTCTGGGGAGATTCGAATGTACGTTCCAGGTAGTCAAAATAAGTTGGAAGCAGAGATGCTGCCAGTTCATCGGAGTAGATGGAATTTTTATAGGATACGGTAAGCATACTTCCCGGTGCAAATTGCCAATAGAACGTAGCGTCAATATTGAATGCCGTGAAGCTGTAATCATTATTCTCTGTATACCAGGGGGCAGGATCCAGCATGCCTTCGTTGTTCAGCATCCAGTATTCCAGGTAATGTCCGGTGGTCCAGTAGTGCCGGCCGGACAGGAAGAATTGCATGTCGTTTTTAAAGGTATATTTAAGGGACAGGCCGTTTGAAATGGTTTTGATATCCCTTGCCCCGAAGATCACATTACCGGCCGAATCGAAATTGGCGAACCCCGGATTATAAGGATCCCTGTTCCAGTTGAAGCTGTAGTTCATCGTAAACCGGTTGCTGAAGCGGAAGCGGGGAGAAAGATGAAATCCTGCGCCGGGTGCAGCCTTAAAATCGTACAGGTTGGCAGGCATGAAGTTCCCAAAATTCCCGCCACCATCAACAGCCAGCTTTTTACGATAATCAGAGCTAAATCCTGCATTTAAAAAGTACCATTCGTAATTTCTCCAGTACATGCCCTCAACACGGGGTTCGTAATAATCATAGGACGAGCCTATGGCCATTGCTCCTCCGGAATAAACTGAAAAATAATTCAGCAATGTTCCGAAAAAGAAGAAGTCAATGCTGCTGTTGGTCATCCTTCCGGTACTCAGGTTATACGCATACTCGTAGCCCAGTTCCTGATTACTTTGCCTGAATACCTTACCTGGTTCAAAGGTCCGGTGGCTGATACCTGTTTCGAAGTTTCCGAAATTTCCGAACTGCTGGTAGCCGAGATCACTGGGGTCGTATTCGCGGCTCATGTAGAGGTAATTGAGATAGGCTTCCCAGTGTCCGCCCTGTTTCCTAAGGCTAAAGTATCCGGCAGGTCCGAATTTCACCTTGGCATAGTTCTTAACCGTATCCGCAGTATAGATCTGTGATGCTCCTCCATTGGCCTCAAAAACCAGCGTGTTCTTCTTGTTTTCGAGTTTGAATCCTACTGCCGTTACATTGGCGTCGTTCCAGGCCGCATCGCGCATCACATTCGTGTTCATGAAATACACATTCGAGTTATTTTTAAGCTGCTGATCGAATACCACAATGTTATAATTAGCAAAAGGTTCAGTCAGCAGCTTCCGGCGGTTACCGGCACTGTCCTCAATAATTGCATTCATCTCGCCGGTAACTGCATTCAGAATTCCGATTCCGAGCTTGCTTTCTGTTCTTCCTGATATCTTAAAAGCGTTGAGCAGATTTGTCCGGTTGGGATTCTTAATGATCTTATCTGTGGGATCAATCATCGAGGAAACAGAATAAAAATAAGTTGGCGTTTTACCAATCCGGCGGGAATAAAACATCATGTTTTTCGAAAACAACTCCGTTCCCTCATTGAAGAATGCCCGATTCTCCCCGTAGGTAATCTCCCGGTAACTCAGGTTTTTAACTTTATTATCACTGGCAACCTGACCAAATTCCGGAAAAAGAATCATATCCAGTGTGAAACTCTCATTGAGCCCATACTTAATGTCGGCACCCGCATTATAACTGTACACATTGGTGTATCCCACACTGCCATCGCTGTTGTACTCCGGATTCGATTCAAAACCCGCCGCCAGATAGGGTGACACAGAAAGGCGTACCGGCGGCTTAATATTTTTAATCCCTGTAATGGTACCCCAGAATTTTTGATACACAGTTTCCCCGTTGGGAATGTAGGCCCATTGCAGGGCTTCTCTGTTCCGTCGTATTTCGCGGTTGATCTGAAAGGCCCATTCCTGCTCCGGTTTATTGGGGAAGCGAATGGCGCTATACGGAATACTTATTTCAGCACACCAGCCTTTGTCTGTGATGCGGACATGACTGTGCCATACGGCATTATAGGTGTAATCACTTAATTTGTTATCACTCTGCAATCCGGAAGCGCTTACCCCGAAAACAAAGGCGTCCTGGCGGGAATTGTAGGTATCAAATTTTACCGAAAATGCATCTGCATTCAAATCCCAGTAGTCACGTGATCCCAATTCACGCAGAATGCTGTCGGGATGCGTATCGTACATATAGGCATAGATGTAAATAGCGTAATCATCGTAAAGCAGACGCACATCGGTTTTCTGCGTTGGTGCAGCTTTGTCAACAGGCAGTTTTTGAATGAAATCAGTGATCGCCTCCGCCTTGCTCCAGCATTCGTCGTTCAGGTCACCGTCTATTTTGGGAGGCTTATCGGTGCGCTGAATAGGATAATGTTTCAGTGTGTCTGCTACCTGCGCTGTCAAAACGAATGAGTACAAAACAGGAATGATGAAGGAAAGCAGATATTTCATTTGTCGCTGTTTCTTGACTTTTCTACGGGATACGAAGTCCAATCACCAATATATCATCCACCTGCTCAAAGTCACCCATCCAAACGCCAAGAGAAGATTCCAGTACCGTGAGCTGATCAGACATGGGCTTATGGGCCGCTGCAAGAACAAGGTCTTTGAAATTCCGTGTCATCAGTTTCTTCCCTTTCTCTCCGCCAAACTGGTCTGCGTAACCATCGGTGTGTAAATAAACGCAGTCACCCTTCTGAAGATCAATCGTATGTGTTTCAAATTCCTGAGTCAGTGAAGTAGTTCCCCCGATCGCATGTTTGGTAGGGCGGAATTCTAACAGCTGTCCGTCCCGGACGATCCACAATGGGCGGTTGGCTCCCGCATATTCCAGTTTCATGGCGGGGGCATCTATCGCCGCCAGGCAAATATCCATCCCGTCTCTCGAAACAGCTTCTTCCTCATCCTGCCGCAATGTATCCTTGATTCCCATATTGACAAGCGAAAGAATATCCCCAGGGCGCGAAATCGAAATATCAAGAATGGCCTGGTTCAGGCGATCAATACTCATCATGCTCATAAACGCCCCCGGAACACCGTGCCCGGTACAATCGGCTGCGGCAATCAGGTGCTTGTTACTTCGTCGAGAATACCAGTAGAAATCTCCGCTCACTACATTACGCGGGCGGTAAAGGATGAAAGAATCAGGAAACGGATCATTGATTTGCTCATTGGCAGGAAGCAGTGCATTCTGCAAATGCCTGGCATAAGAAATACTGTCGTTGATTTCTTTACTCTTTTCCTGAATGATTTCTTTCTGCCGTACCACTTCCGCTGTGCGCTCGTTCACTTTCTCTTCCAGGTGGTTGTACAGGCTCGCATTTTCCAGGGCAATGGCAGCATAGGTGCCCAGTGTTTGCAGAATACTGATATGGTAAGGCGTATAAGCGTGTTTTTTAAAGCTTTGTACCGTAATCACACCAACCACCCGGTTTTCAAGAACCAGGGGAAAGAAGATCAGCGAGTGAGGCATATCGCCACTGACTACCTTGATCTGTTTTACATAATGGTGGTATTCGTTCAGATTGTCGTTTATAAAGATGACTTTCTTGTCTTTGATACATCGAACGGTATAATTGTCGTCATCGTCCATCGGAACCATTACCGGTTCGTATTCATGACCGTTCTCCACCTCGAATTTATATTCCACGGTATTCATCGCCGGATGGTAAATGCGTATTCCGAAACATTCCGCTGGCATCAGCATATTTACATTCTCATAGATCTTGTGAAGGATCACATTGAAGTCAAGGGCGCTGGTGAATTGCTGTCCGATTTCGCTCAGCAGCCTGGTATTCCGGTAATTTTGTTCGATCTCCTCAGTTCTTTTTTTCACTTCGCTTTCTATCGAACGGTAAATACCTGCGTTCTCAAGAGCAATGGCGGTATACACAGCCATGTTCTTTAACAGCATCTGGTCATATTGGGTAAAGGCGTTCTTTTTAAAACTCTGGACAGTAATTACTCCAATGGTCTTATTCTTCGTTTTCAGCGGAAGATAAATGATGCTGAGTGTCTGCTCTCCAACTGCAGGAGTTTTAGCCGAAGTCACATACTGGTTGATCTCCGTGTAAAAATCGTTGATTAAAATATCCTTGTCATCGTTCAGGCATACCACCGCCAGCCGGCCTCTGTCATTAAGGTTGTAGCGCGCTTCCGGTAACTTTTCACCTTTCTCAATGTACCCGGGGAAAACAAGTTGTCCGGCATCCACATCAACGAAGCCGATGCCGAAACCCGCGGCGTCCATGAGGCTGTTCACATTCTCATAAACCGTGTCATTGATTACCTCCACGCTTAAGCTGGAAGTAATCTTACGCCCGATCTCGTTGAGCGTATTTAACGTCTGATGTATGTCTTCTGCTGAACGCATAAGCCGGCCGCAGGCGCAAGTTAATAAAAAAACGTAACGTGTTAAATTTCAGGTTTATAAAGATACTCGATAATATCTTCTCTTGAAGTTTCCTTCCACTCCCCCGGTGACAGATTGCCGAGCGTAATACCCCCTACAGATGTTCTGATAATCCGGAGAGAGGGAAGGTTCAGTGTAGCTGTCATTTTCCGAATCTGCCGGTTTTTTCCCTCTGTAAGTGTTACCCGTATCCATTGCAGTTTCCCAGGGCTTCGGGCCTTTATGGGAAGATCAAGGGAGGTAACGGAAGGTGTTGATTGAAGAAATTCGATGGAATCGAAACGGCAGGGATAGGAGGAACCCTTCAGCCGGATCGTAACAGTGCCGGATAATTTTTCCTTCATTCCTTCATCCGGTTTTCCATCGAGCAATACGAGATAAGTCTTCCGGATTTTTTGTTCCGGCCGGAGTATTGTTGCATTTAACTCAGGGTCATCGGTGAGCAATAAGAGTCCTTCACTGTTCATATCCAGACGACCCACAGGGTACACAGCCTTAGGTAATTTCCTATGTAAATCAGCGAACGAAGGGTTTCCGGCTTCCGGCGTAAACTGCGAAAGCATGCCATAGGGTTTATGTAGCAGAATATACTTCAGGGGGTCTGATTTATATTCCGTAAATTTGTATAAAATTATGGATATGAGTAAGATACTTCTGATTTTTCTGTCTTTTTTGTCTGTTTTGAGTGCTGCACAGGACCGGATAGTTCCGGAACATAAGAATTATGATTGGGCGGAAGAGCCCAAAATTCATACCCTGGGTCCGGAAGAGGAAAAGCAAGGTACAGTGGTTCTTAAAGACAAGCTTATTGTTGAGTACATGTACGACAAGAATGGGAACCCGGTTATGTACCTCACCAGGCACAAAATTATCCGTCTGAATACAGACAAGAGCATCGAAGAAAACAATAAGGTATACATTCCAACAGGAGATGTGTTTGAAGTAATCGGTCTGAAAGCGAGAGCCGTAAGCAAAAGCGGAAAGGTAAAAATGGTAGAGAAAGAAAACATTAAGGACGTTGAAAATTACGAAGACTTGGGTCCCTTCCGCATTTTTGCTTTTGAGGGTATCGAGATCGGGTCGGAAGTGGAATACATCTATACGCTGCATAAGCAACCTGGTTTTTTCGGAACCGAAACGTTTCAGAACGAAAATCTCCGAAAAAATGTGGAGATACTGGTAGTTTCGCCTGATAACCTGAAATTCACTTCCAAGCTGTACAACATTAATCAGGAACCGAAAACGTATGATGAGAACGGGAAGAATTTTATCTATGTGAAAGTAGATTCCGTTCCCGGGCTGAAGGAAGAGCGCTACTCAGCGTACCGAGCCCATTTGCAGCGGCTCGAGTACAAGCTGTCGCGTAATACAGCCAAAACCAATACGGAAATATTTCCCTTTTCAGAGGCAGCGACCCGAATATGGGAAGACCTTGTAGATCTTTCCGGTAGCGCTGAAAAAGAATCGGATGTAAAAAGCAATGTGAAGCGTTCCAGAAAGGCTGTAAAAAAATTCCTGGACACACTCAAATTATCGAAAGGGGCGTCGGTGGAAGAGAAGATCCGGACGGTGGAATCACGCCTAAAATCGTATATTATTATTAAAGAAGGTGCTCCTCCTATGTCGCTGGACAAGATATTTTCGAACCGGTACACCGGGGAGAAGGGAATGCTGCGCCTATTGGCAGAAACGTTTAATCAGATGGAAATTAAATTTGAAATCGTGCTAACCACCGACCGTTTCAAAGCCTTCTTCGACGGGGAGTATGAGACCTGGAACTACCTGGATCATTACCTGATGTATTTCCCTGAAATAGACAACTACCTCGCACCGGGAGAAATGTTCAGTCGCCTTGGATATATTCCTAATGAATGGATGTGTAATGACGGGCTGTTCGTGAAGGGAGTAAAACTCGGGGAAATAGTGATTGGAAGCGGTAAAATCAAATCAATTAAGTGTGCGGATTATAAACTCAGTTATGATAACATTTACGCAAGTATTCTGTTCGAAGAAGACATGACAACCACAAAGGTGCATCTGAAACGTACACTTTCTGGCTTTTCGGCGGGCGGACTTCAGTCGATCTATACGTACATACCCGACGATAAGAAATCAGAAACTACTGACCAATTTCTGAAACTTCTTGGTGAGGACTCTAAACTGACGAATGTGAATATTCAGAATATGGATGAGAAGAGTTCGGGAAGAGAGCCTATTATTATGGAGTGTGATGTGGTGACATCCAATCTGATTGAGAAGGCGGGAACGAAATACATTTTTAAAATAGGTGACGTCATTGGCCCGCAGGCGGAGCTTTATCAGGAAGACAAA
This is a stretch of genomic DNA from Bacteroidia bacterium. It encodes these proteins:
- a CDS encoding GAF domain-containing protein codes for the protein MRSAEDIHQTLNTLNEIGRKITSSLSVEVINDTVYENVNSLMDAAGFGIGFVDVDAGQLVFPGYIEKGEKLPEARYNLNDRGRLAVVCLNDDKDILINDFYTEINQYVTSAKTPAVGEQTLSIIYLPLKTKNKTIGVITVQSFKKNAFTQYDQMLLKNMAVYTAIALENAGIYRSIESEVKKRTEEIEQNYRNTRLLSEIGQQFTSALDFNVILHKIYENVNMLMPAECFGIRIYHPAMNTVEYKFEVENGHEYEPVMVPMDDDDNYTVRCIKDKKVIFINDNLNEYHHYVKQIKVVSGDMPHSLIFFPLVLENRVVGVITVQSFKKHAYTPYHISILQTLGTYAAIALENASLYNHLEEKVNERTAEVVRQKEIIQEKSKEINDSISYARHLQNALLPANEQINDPFPDSFILYRPRNVVSGDFYWYSRRSNKHLIAAADCTGHGVPGAFMSMMSIDRLNQAILDISISRPGDILSLVNMGIKDTLRQDEEEAVSRDGMDICLAAIDAPAMKLEYAGANRPLWIVRDGQLLEFRPTKHAIGGTTSLTQEFETHTIDLQKGDCVYLHTDGYADQFGGEKGKKLMTRNFKDLVLAAAHKPMSDQLTVLESSLGVWMGDFEQVDDILVIGLRIP
- a CDS encoding rRNA pseudouridine synthase, producing MLSQFTPEAGNPSFADLHRKLPKAVYPVGRLDMNSEGLLLLTDDPELNATILRPEQKIRKTYLVLLDGKPDEGMKEKLSGTVTIRLKGSSYPCRFDSIEFLQSTPSVTSLDLPIKARSPGKLQWIRVTLTEGKNRQIRKMTATLNLPSLRIIRTSVGGITLGNLSPGEWKETSREDIIEYLYKPEI
- a CDS encoding DUF3857 domain-containing protein, producing the protein MSKILLIFLSFLSVLSAAQDRIVPEHKNYDWAEEPKIHTLGPEEEKQGTVVLKDKLIVEYMYDKNGNPVMYLTRHKIIRLNTDKSIEENNKVYIPTGDVFEVIGLKARAVSKSGKVKMVEKENIKDVENYEDLGPFRIFAFEGIEIGSEVEYIYTLHKQPGFFGTETFQNENLRKNVEILVVSPDNLKFTSKLYNINQEPKTYDENGKNFIYVKVDSVPGLKEERYSAYRAHLQRLEYKLSRNTAKTNTEIFPFSEAATRIWEDLVDLSGSAEKESDVKSNVKRSRKAVKKFLDTLKLSKGASVEEKIRTVESRLKSYIIIKEGAPPMSLDKIFSNRYTGEKGMLRLLAETFNQMEIKFEIVLTTDRFKAFFDGEYETWNYLDHYLMYFPEIDNYLAPGEMFSRLGYIPNEWMCNDGLFVKGVKLGEIVIGSGKIKSIKCADYKLSYDNIYASILFEEDMTTTKVHLKRTLSGFSAGGLQSIYTYIPDDKKSETTDQFLKLLGEDSKLTNVNIQNMDEKSSGREPIIMECDVVTSNLIEKAGTKYIFKIGDVIGPQAELYQEDKRKLPVENEYNRGYFREITFTIPEGYTVSNLDALNFNVTCKYNDKISAEFISHYSIHGNIIKIEVEENYRDIRLPVEMFESFRKVINAAADFNKITLFLEKK